ACACAATACAATGTAAAAGTAACTTACGCAAGAGATTTCCCCTTGAAAATAATTGGAGGAGCAACAGCAGCAAAGATGCAAAAGCCAATGTGAATCTGCACGGCGAATACAAgggaacaaataaaaaatgtgcAGAAAGACATTCAAAGTGGGAGGAAGATCAACATGATTAATCTTACCAGGTACGACAAGAAAAACCATCCAAATTTCAGAGCACTATCAGTCCTGTAAAAGAAGTTGGCACACAATTTCATTAAAGAGACCTCCTAATACGTTAGAAATTTTCATGTAGGACAAACAAATAGTAGTTTTCAGCATTCACAACCACTTCGCATATTTAAATTCTCTTTGAATTGTtcaaatgataaaaagaatgaaTGTCCTCTGGTAGTAGGCGAAACCTGTCATACATAATTACACAAGATTCTCCAGCATAGAATGAAGTGATTGTGCTTTTTACTCTCACTTCCTCCCTCAGAGAATTCCACATTCTTCAAACATTTTCACCAAATATAAAGTCATTAAACTCTTCTGCATGATGATGTATCAGATGTATCCAAAAGGATTCAAAATTTTGTGACTGCAAATTTGACTAGCCATAAGTggaataaatttcttaataacaTGTGAAAGAAAAAGTCCTAGCACTTTCTCTAGTGCCATGTCTAACACCATATACAATAAAGAACGCTTGTAGAACCATCACCAGATGTAATACAAATACATAACATTGATAGGTGAAATAGAATACTGCCCTCTAATGGACAATAGCTATACCCGGTGTTGGTAAAAGGGAAAAGGGAAAAGGTCAAACCAGATATGACAAAGAATTAGTACCTCATTGCACGATATAGAGGACGGTACCACAAAACGTATGCTCCAGGAACCCCTGATATGAAGTAGATAATAGCAAGAAACCAAATTGTCGGGCCTGTGAGAGAGAACAAACTTAGACTATAAAGTGAAGTAAACCAGACTGTTGGACCTAAAAAGGAGAGCAGtcaagggaaaaaagaaaatgataatgaTGCATTAACTACATTACATATATTCAGACCAACCTTCGCCTTTGATCCAGGCAGTGGTAACCGCCACAATATTCCACAGAAGACACGCGAATAAACCTGCAATTATACAAAACTAAATTATTCCAGATCTGAGCTAATTCATAAAAAAGATTCTCAATAACAACAAAAAGTTGATAGCAGATCACAGAGTCCTCCactttaaaaggaaaaacaacaaagaacaaaaagaaaattagtccTCCATTTTATGCAACAGAATCCATATTTTAGATGACACTACTTCACAATATTGCCTCTATGTCCTCCCTTCTTGATAATTAAAGCATCTATCATTAAACTATCAATATCAACTATGGAAAATCAAACACAACTCAAAAAAGTATCCACAATCCCAAGCAAGTGGGACCGAGAGTTTCAAACTTTTAAACcaaaattacaataaatagaattaatactTACCCAACAAAGTTGTGAATGCAACATATTGCATCTTTTGTAGATGAATTGGTATTTCAGTTCCAATGTCATGATGAATAATAGGAAAAAATGGCGGCCAATTCTTCTCTTCTATTACAATTCCAGCTGCCAAAAAGTAGAAAGGACATAGTATATAAAAATGCCATAATCTACAACTTGATTATCTGgtcaaataaacaaaatagacATACCTCGTGCTATTGCATCTTCCCTACGTTTTAAGTCCTGAAAAATACCAATAAAAAACACTTAAAAGCGCAAGAAGAATTTATGTCTAAACATGTAAGGATTGAAAACCgcaattaaaagtaaattggTTGTAAGCTCAGAGTCTAGGAATAATGCACAAAATATCTTTTCAGAAAATGGAGACTGGAAATATGTTAGAAACAAGTAGATTTCACTTTATATAAGCGAACGAAATTCAGAAGTTACAGTAATGCAAGCAATCACCTGTTCCCTCTTCTTCAATTCAGCCTCTTTAGCTTGGAGTTCCTTCTCCTTTGATTTCAAATCCTggagttaaaataaatattaaatcaaaaactCCTTTCAGTTGTAAAGCATATTCACTTTACGAAGACATACtgcataaattaatattttaaagtctTTTGAATACCTTTCCATTGTCAAGAGGAATATCAATTGTTGCGCCACGATCATAGGGTTCAGGAGGAAGAGGTGAAAGCCTTGAGGTTGCAGGAGGAACACTTGTGGGATTCTAGAAGTCCACAAGAAtgtaacaaaacaaaatataagaaattaaatcatgATGCATATACAAGGAAACAAGTAAACCTGTCACTATAGTCAGAATCAAGCTACTACTTCACTCTGTCATTCCTATTATAATGTAGATGGggataaaattgatatatttactAATCCAACATTTCCAGTTCCACAACTAAGACGGATAAATCCACccgaaattatttataaaaaaaacttataagatacttttcattaaaagaaatcataCAATTAGTCAACATCTTGGAAACTGCAATTCTACaccttaaaaagaaattaaaagcaaGGCAATATATAGTAACAGGCATCGCAGACTTACAGGCATATAAAAGGCGCCTCCACCATAATTTGATTGCCCTGATCCTTTCCCCTTCCCTGCTTGATCCTAACACcaccaaacaaaagaaaaattttacatgtttaaataatgaaacattacattttaagaaaaaaaaaaaaatctatatcaTAGTTATAGATATATGAATTTGTTATCCAGAATTGTAAGATAGCCAAACTGATTAGCTTATACAGAgtcaatagaaaaaaaaaaaaaaaagtgaatcACACAAATCCAAAATCTCTCTATCCTTGCAGAGAAATGATGCCAGAAATTAccaagttaaaaaaaaaaaaatagaaaaaagatgaGCAATTTATAACCAATGCATAGCTACatcaaaccaaaaaaaaaaatgaaaaacttaAAAGTAGAAACATTACTCTCTTATAAGATCTCAACTTTATCTTATAAACCAAAAGCATTTGGTAATCAGATCTAccaattaaaaagtttatttaaaaaaaaaaaaccagatgaaagaaaaaaaaaaaaaaagacacaaGCATTGTTGTGTAAAGAAATGCTCATACCGCGAAAGGATTGACCTCTTCTTCTTCGAAAGGATTAGAATCGTAGCGACTCATTTACACCAAATTCAAAAGATCTAATCTTTAACGGCAAAGATCTAATTAACAGTTAGACAGagggagaaagagagagagagagagagagagagagagagtaaagcgttaaaaaatgaaagaagctTAATTGTTGAAAATGCTTTGAAAATGGAAGGATTTCGGTGTTGTTTGTTTCCCTCGAAAATCCACAATGAGAAAATTAACTGAAAATTCGCgggtgagaaaataaagaaaaagaaaatgggacGCTTTATAGAGTGCTCCGGGTTTTAGTGTATGGTCATTAGTTTGCTGAAATTTTCACttcaattcatttatttaaaaaaaaaaaaatgggagtttgaattaaaatttgaaaatttatcgtataaaattgtaatttagAGTAATTAAGAAGGAGATTTAAATCacattattattgttattaatatttgtagttatattttcaatgacaaatataataatctgTAGAATGTCAAAAGATTAAACAATTACTGAGAATGCGTGATTcaccacttttttttttttttttaagactttttaaaaattgcaattttttaattttcatgtccaaatatgtattaatttagATCAAAGTATCAAATCCCAGTTACCTtcccatttctttttttaagaaaattcattAACTGAGTTTAGAATCTGCAATGtaaatgatattaattaatttatcagttGATCAATGATCAACCAtgacaattaattaattttgaaccATAACAAAATATACTATTTGGATTGGCAGAGCCAAACAttacaaacaaacaaaaaataaatttcattatcAAGAATTACAAAAACAATCGGGTTAGCGAATTTCTTCTGCAGTAAAAAAGACATGAttgtataatttaatcaaCAATAGAATCACAAATAAATTTACCACAAGAATTTGAGTTGTTCTGTTCACAATCCTCACCAAATTTCATCGCCGGAAGCCGAttcccttttgttttgatCTCATAAGCTGCTGGGTTGACTTCCTTCCAAGGGTTATTATGGATATTGAGATGTGAGCAGTTGTGTTCCGAGTGTGGCATTTTTTGTTTCCCATTGCATCCCATCTTCAACATCTGCACCTTCACTTTCACAACCTTAGACAGCAAGCAACATCTTATAATTCCAGTCCAGTCACTCCCCAATTGACTCCCTGCTAGGTCGCTCTCTCCGAATCATGTCTGTCAGATCCTGGACAACCTCAGACATTGGTGGCCTGAATTCCGGCTGATTCTGCATTATATATACTTCACATTAGGGAATAGAATGAAAATTCTGATGCTCActgttataaataaaagaagattgGAAATCCTCACCTGGACACATCGGGAGATAATATCGGCAAAGTGTGATAAAGATTTGGCAGGGTATTCTCCATTAAGAGAAGGATCGACCATCTTGGATAATGCATCAATGTCATGAAGCTGAGGGATTGCCCATCTCACCAGAAACTGCTCATTTCGAGTTCGTGTCCTACAAAATTTAGACAAAACATGCGAGTtactagaaagaaaataggaaTACAATGACGGAAAACAACAAGATGCTTTACTTTCATACCTGTCATAGGACGTTCGGCCTGTTAAGAGTTCTAGCATAACCACCCCAAAGCTGAAAACATCACTATGGACAGTATAAATTCCAGACTCAAATTCAGGAGCCCCATAACCATAAGCTGTTAGCAGATGCCCTGACAACTGAAAAAAAGCAACAGTCAGAATTAACACATGCAAAAGGCAACATAAGCTTCATGCACCACTTCCTCCAGCTAAGCTGCTTTGTCACATATTAAAACAAGTTCATTAATTAAGGCTTTGGAGAACATAATGTTCCAAAAAATTAAGCAACCATGCCAATGGAGCAAACGCTACAAGCAAGCTTCATCATTTTATTGGGCTCTTGGCAATATAGCCAGCTTAACATTGGAAGGCTCAGGAGTATAACAAGGTGTCAGGGAAAAACTTGTAGCTAATACGGAAAACCAAAAGTTCATTTTCCCACTGAAATCTAATTATCATAACATTTCTTGAGCTACATCAAACAACCATCAAGAAATTCTTCTCATTTCATTAGGACTTAGGAGGAagaattcttttcatttcacTTTTCAATAGTACTTCTATGACTTTACGGATTTTCTTTAAGCCGACTCATTCTAACAAAAACTAACCAACAAACCTaaacattaattttatgaCTTACCTGACTAACAGAGCCTGATGATATCAATGGAGCCAAACCACAATCTGAGACACGCACATCAA
The sequence above is drawn from the Ricinus communis isolate WT05 ecotype wild-type chromosome 7, ASM1957865v1, whole genome shotgun sequence genome and encodes:
- the LOC8262118 gene encoding secretory carrier-associated membrane protein 1 — encoded protein: MSRYDSNPFEEEEVNPFADQAGKGKGSGQSNYGGGAFYMPNPTSVPPATSRLSPLPPEPYDRGATIDIPLDNGKDLKSKEKELQAKEAELKKREQDLKRREDAIARAGIVIEEKNWPPFFPIIHHDIGTEIPIHLQKMQYVAFTTLLGLFACLLWNIVAVTTAWIKGEGPTIWFLAIIYFISGVPGAYVLWYRPLYRAMRTDSALKFGWFFLSYLIHIGFCIFAAVAPPIIFKGKSLAGILPAIDLLGDHALVGIFYFIGFGCFCVESLLSIWVIQQVYMYFRGSGKAAEVKREAATRTMMAAL